The Mobula birostris isolate sMobBir1 chromosome 6, sMobBir1.hap1, whole genome shotgun sequence genome has a window encoding:
- the LOC140199228 gene encoding cystatin-B-like, whose translation MTSQGTAGSMAKAIEANAEIQAIADVVKTAVQEKLGRELQVYQAKLYCSQVEARTIYFIKILTGSRDECIHVKVIVSLPQFGGDTSLHGIEDHKKLCGPITYFWSPSVDDNAVSYDCGLGFSAGSRRRDGEDGGRAERLWSITLGGPEP comes from the exons ATGACTAGTCAGGGAACAGCAGGGAGTATGGCGAAAGCGATCGAGGCCAATGCCGAGATACAAGCAATCGCTGACGTG GTGAAGACTGCTGTGCAGGAGAAGCTGGGAAGAGAGCTACAGGTCTACCAGGCGAAGTTGTACTGTTCACAGGTGGAAGCCAGGACAATTTATTTCATCAAG ATTCTGACTGGATCCAGAGATGAATGCATTCATGTCAAGGTCATAGTCTCCCTCCCACAATTCGGAGGAGACACCTCCTTGCATGGGATAGAAGACCACAAGAAACTCTGCGGCCCGATCACCTACTTCTGGAGCCCGAGTGTTG atgataatgctgtatcatatgactgtggactggggTTTtcggcggggagtcggaggagagacggggaggacggcggacgtgcggagaggctctggTCAATCACTCTGGGTGGTCcggagccgtga